Proteins encoded together in one Halothermothrix orenii H 168 window:
- a CDS encoding pyridoxal-phosphate-dependent aminotransferase family protein: MNEQIRLPGPTPVPPEGLTAQSRQIIGHREDDFSKLLVRVTENLKKVFETKNDVLIFPASGTGGLEIAVVNILSPGDKILSVNNGVFGHRFRNIAKTFGAEIIDLSYPWGQPCNFVEFEQTLKKHPDIKAVLFTHNETSTCVQNNLEKAGQIVKNHNAVLLVDAVSSLGGLPVKCDDWNLDIVVTSSQKALMTPPGLAILSVSPKAWKQIRSSSFPVFYWDLKKAKKYYDERQQTPYTPPVSLLYALDMALKRILREGLDKVYKRHKLLTKALRKGMVKLGFKPFVPWEIASYTVSAFYQPEFVGYSLFKEHLYKKYKIHFANGQGNLKSKIFRIGHMGYVSSNDILKTIEIFGKGLKDFNINTDLDVALSDCKEVLRGVEEYV, from the coding sequence TCCAAATTACTGGTCAGAGTTACTGAGAATCTTAAGAAAGTTTTTGAAACAAAGAATGATGTTCTAATATTTCCTGCCTCAGGAACCGGGGGTTTGGAAATAGCTGTTGTAAACATCCTCTCCCCTGGTGATAAGATTTTATCTGTAAATAATGGGGTTTTTGGTCACAGATTCAGGAATATTGCAAAAACCTTTGGTGCTGAAATAATAGATTTGTCATACCCATGGGGACAGCCCTGCAACTTTGTCGAATTTGAACAAACATTAAAAAAACACCCTGATATAAAGGCTGTACTTTTTACCCATAATGAAACCTCAACCTGTGTTCAAAACAACTTAGAAAAAGCAGGTCAAATTGTTAAAAATCATAATGCCGTATTACTTGTTGATGCTGTTAGTTCTCTGGGGGGACTACCAGTTAAATGTGATGACTGGAACCTTGATATTGTTGTTACCTCTTCCCAGAAGGCATTAATGACACCACCAGGTCTGGCTATACTTTCTGTAAGCCCGAAAGCCTGGAAACAAATCAGGTCTTCTTCCTTTCCCGTATTTTACTGGGACCTTAAAAAAGCCAAAAAATATTATGATGAACGTCAGCAAACTCCATATACACCACCGGTTAGCTTACTTTATGCCCTTGATATGGCCCTGAAACGTATTCTCCGTGAAGGCCTTGATAAAGTTTATAAACGTCATAAATTACTAACAAAAGCCCTTAGAAAAGGTATGGTCAAACTTGGTTTTAAACCCTTTGTCCCCTGGGAAATTGCTTCATATACTGTTTCTGCTTTTTATCAACCAGAATTTGTTGGTTATTCTCTATTTAAAGAACATTTATATAAAAAATATAAAATCCACTTTGCCAATGGTCAGGGGAATTTAAAAAGTAAAATATTTAGAATAGGTCATATGGGTTATGTTTCCAGTAATGATATTTTAAAAACCATTGAGATTTTCGGTAAAGGTTTAAAAGATTTTAATATTAATACTGATTTAGATGTCGCATTATCAGACTGTAAAGAAGTTTTGAGAGGAGTTGAGGAGTATGTATAA
- the serA gene encoding phosphoglycerate dehydrogenase, translating to MYKVLVSDNISPKGIEILEQEADVTFNPDLSREEFLDIIGEYDGLIVRSMTEVDKEALDKARNLKVIGRAGTGYDNIDIEEASKRGIIVFNTPTGNTISAVEHTIGMMLALSRNIPQANQALHEGIWDRKKYMGVEVKGKTLGIIGLGRIGSRVAVRAQAFGMKVIANDPYLPPEKAAKINVPLLGFKEVLKKSDYITLHTPLTDETYHILSHKEFAIMKDNVRIINCARGKNVDTQALAKALAEHKVAGAAIDVHEVEPLPEDNPLLKYQDRVIMTCHLGGTTTEAMDNVSIAAAEQVLDVLNNGLPESPLNIPSINIQEYNKAKPYLNLVNKLGNFIAKWKGHERIEMIEAEYGGEVIGHDLKPFTTSLIKDILDPILDSRVNLVNAQLVAKERGIEIKESQISKPDGVNNIIRVRVKTNKGNYSVAGTNLPIGLRIIEINDFRIDLNLEGKFLVISYQDKPGVIGKVGSILGQDNVNIASMQVGRKSYGGQAIMIIQTDNKPSKATMEKINKNIELTDLTYLEI from the coding sequence ATGTATAAAGTACTGGTAAGTGATAATATATCTCCCAAGGGAATAGAAATTCTTGAACAGGAAGCAGATGTTACCTTTAATCCCGATCTTTCGCGGGAAGAATTCCTTGATATAATTGGTGAATATGATGGATTAATAGTTAGAAGTATGACTGAAGTTGATAAAGAGGCCCTGGATAAGGCCAGAAACTTAAAGGTAATCGGAAGAGCAGGTACGGGTTATGACAACATTGATATTGAAGAAGCGAGCAAAAGAGGAATAATAGTTTTCAATACCCCAACCGGAAATACTATTTCTGCAGTGGAACACACTATCGGAATGATGCTGGCCTTATCAAGGAACATACCACAGGCAAATCAAGCCCTTCATGAGGGGATCTGGGACAGAAAAAAATACATGGGGGTTGAAGTTAAAGGAAAAACCCTCGGAATTATTGGACTGGGAAGGATCGGTAGTCGGGTTGCTGTTCGAGCCCAGGCCTTTGGTATGAAGGTTATTGCCAATGACCCTTATCTACCACCAGAGAAAGCAGCTAAAATAAATGTACCCCTGCTCGGATTTAAGGAAGTATTAAAAAAATCTGATTATATAACACTCCATACCCCACTAACTGATGAAACATACCATATATTAAGCCATAAAGAATTTGCCATTATGAAAGATAATGTAAGAATTATAAATTGTGCCCGGGGTAAAAACGTAGATACACAAGCCCTGGCAAAGGCCCTTGCAGAACACAAGGTAGCCGGGGCTGCTATCGATGTTCATGAAGTAGAACCATTACCTGAAGATAATCCTTTACTGAAATATCAAGACAGGGTTATTATGACCTGCCACCTTGGTGGTACAACTACAGAAGCCATGGATAATGTCTCTATAGCAGCTGCCGAACAGGTTCTTGATGTCCTGAATAATGGTCTACCTGAATCCCCGCTAAATATTCCTTCTATAAACATTCAGGAATACAATAAAGCCAAACCCTATTTGAATCTTGTAAATAAACTGGGAAACTTTATAGCAAAATGGAAAGGACATGAACGCATTGAGATGATTGAAGCTGAATATGGTGGAGAAGTTATTGGTCATGACCTGAAACCATTTACAACAAGTCTTATTAAAGATATCCTTGATCCTATCCTGGATAGCCGTGTTAACCTGGTAAATGCTCAGCTGGTTGCTAAAGAACGTGGTATAGAAATTAAAGAAAGCCAGATTAGCAAACCGGACGGGGTTAATAACATAATAAGGGTCAGGGTAAAAACAAATAAGGGTAATTATAGTGTGGCTGGAACTAATTTGCCCATTGGGTTAAGGATTATAGAAATTAATGATTTTCGGATTGACCTTAACCTTGAGGGTAAATTCCTGGTTATCTCCTACCAGGATAAACCGGGGGTAATTGGTAAGGTAGGTAGCATTTTAGGTCAGGATAATGTGAACATTGCCAGTATGCAGGTTGGAAGAAAATCATATGGTGGGCAGGCCATAATGATAATACAGACCGATAATAAACCTTCAAAAGCAACTATGGAAAAAATAAATAAAAATATAGAGTTAACAGATTTAACATATCTGGAAATATAA
- a CDS encoding tetratricopeptide repeat protein has product MTTGFNIVTANTSSKIDWNSVKNQANLILKQDPDNILYSFRLAIAMANLGEIEKSYNYIQGISNRISTQQFNKEIKPYLERLGHKENRNNLMLLNYAAFSASINNNHKKAKTYFERIVKLDPDNVWMKNYLAATLLELDFYDQAEDILKKAIKMKSNKYSHLLLGLTYYEQGKYFKALYEFTKSGDLVNRFVFK; this is encoded by the coding sequence TTGACAACTGGTTTTAATATAGTTACGGCAAACACTTCTTCTAAAATTGACTGGAATTCTGTTAAAAATCAGGCTAATTTAATCCTTAAACAGGACCCGGATAACATACTTTATAGTTTCCGCCTGGCTATAGCCATGGCCAACCTGGGAGAAATCGAGAAGTCATATAACTATATTCAGGGTATTTCTAACAGGATTTCGACACAACAGTTTAATAAAGAGATAAAACCTTACCTGGAAAGGTTAGGCCATAAAGAGAACCGTAATAATTTAATGCTCCTTAATTATGCTGCCTTCAGCGCTTCAATAAACAATAACCATAAAAAGGCTAAAACATATTTTGAAAGGATAGTAAAACTTGATCCAGACAATGTCTGGATGAAAAATTACCTGGCAGCTACTTTACTGGAACTTGATTTTTATGATCAGGCTGAAGATATTTTGAAAAAGGCTATCAAGATGAAAAGTAACAAATACTCTCACCTGCTCCTGGGATTAACCTATTATGAACAGGGAAAATATTTCAAGGCTCTGTATGAATTTACTAAATCCGGTGACCTGGTCAACAGATTTGTTTTTAAATAA
- a CDS encoding LL-diaminopimelate aminotransferase: MENADRIKNLPPYLFAEIDKMIARAKKEGVDVISFGIGDPDQPTPDNIINKMIEAVKDPSTHSYPSYEGMYEYRKTVADWYKNNYGRELDPDKEVVSLIGSKEGIAHLPFCYINPGDIALVPDPGYPVYKTSVLLAGGKPVQVPLVEENNFLPDLKAIDEDIARKAKLFFINYPNNPTGAIAPEEFYEELIDFADKYDIIIAHDAAYSEIGLDGYNPPSFMQFEGAKKVGIEFNSLSKPFNMTGWRVGWAVGRSDVIESLGRIKTNIDSGIFEAIQYAGIEALTGPEDNIEKMTELYSKRRDLLVEGLRELGWEVPVNKATFYIWAKVPEGYNSTEFSTHVFEKTGIFFTPGNGYGEFGEGYVRIALTVTEERIKEALERLKNSDIKFK, encoded by the coding sequence ATGGAAAATGCTGATAGAATTAAAAACCTGCCGCCATATTTATTCGCAGAAATTGATAAAATGATTGCCAGAGCAAAAAAAGAGGGAGTAGATGTAATCAGTTTCGGAATTGGAGATCCGGATCAACCAACACCTGATAATATAATAAATAAAATGATAGAGGCTGTTAAAGACCCTTCTACTCACAGTTACCCCTCTTATGAAGGGATGTATGAATACCGTAAAACAGTTGCTGACTGGTATAAAAATAACTATGGTAGGGAGTTAGATCCTGATAAAGAGGTTGTTTCTTTAATTGGTTCTAAAGAGGGGATAGCCCATCTTCCTTTTTGTTATATAAACCCCGGTGATATAGCCCTTGTACCTGATCCCGGGTATCCTGTCTATAAGACTTCAGTTTTGCTGGCAGGAGGAAAACCGGTTCAGGTTCCATTAGTTGAAGAAAATAATTTCCTACCTGACCTTAAAGCAATCGATGAAGATATCGCCAGAAAAGCTAAACTCTTTTTTATAAACTATCCCAACAATCCGACCGGGGCAATTGCTCCTGAGGAGTTTTATGAAGAATTGATTGATTTTGCCGATAAATATGATATAATAATTGCCCATGATGCCGCCTATAGTGAAATTGGCCTTGATGGATATAATCCTCCCAGTTTTATGCAGTTTGAAGGAGCAAAAAAGGTTGGCATCGAATTTAATTCTCTTTCCAAACCCTTTAATATGACCGGCTGGAGAGTAGGCTGGGCAGTTGGTCGTTCTGATGTGATAGAATCTTTAGGAAGAATCAAAACAAACATTGATTCCGGTATATTTGAAGCTATTCAGTATGCTGGAATTGAAGCCCTGACAGGCCCTGAAGATAATATTGAAAAAATGACAGAATTATATTCTAAAAGGAGAGACTTACTGGTAGAAGGCCTGCGTGAACTGGGCTGGGAAGTCCCTGTAAATAAAGCCACCTTCTATATCTGGGCTAAAGTACCTGAAGGCTATAATTCCACTGAATTCTCCACACATGTTTTTGAAAAAACCGGGATATTCTTTACACCCGGTAATGGTTACGGGGAATTCGGTGAAGGGTATGTCAGAATTGCATTAACAGTAACAGAAGAGCGTATAAAAGAAGCTTTAGAAAGACTTAAAAATAGTGATATAAAATTTAAATAA